A section of the bacterium genome encodes:
- a CDS encoding 1-deoxy-D-xylulose-5-phosphate reductoisomerase, with protein sequence MKKLGLFGSTGSIGENVLNVVRHNPEAFEIVCLTANHNVQRLAEQALEFRPQSVCICSEEHTGYLKDKLAGTSIRITNGHTGLVDLARNESFDMMVGAIVGSAGLLPTIEAIKTGKNIALANKETLVVAGEVVNHLLEKHKVDLIPIDSEHSALFQCLVGESNDSVKRLILTASGGPFLHTPLEEFETLTVESALKHPNWNMGAKITVDSATMMNKGLEVIEAHWLFQMPAEKIDVIIHPQSIIHSMVEFVDGSIKSQMGLPDMKLPIQYALTYPGRIQNGYECVDFTKYNRLDFFQPDTQKFPCLRLAYEALKTMGTMPAVLNAANEVAVSKFLKREIGFNDIPRSIEKAMTAHTIHPDPSLDDVVEADRWAREFCGREIKNVKMN encoded by the coding sequence ATGAAAAAACTCGGCCTATTTGGTTCGACTGGATCCATTGGCGAAAATGTTTTGAATGTGGTCAGGCATAATCCTGAAGCTTTCGAAATCGTCTGTCTGACGGCTAATCACAATGTGCAGAGGCTTGCCGAACAAGCGCTAGAATTTCGCCCTCAAAGTGTTTGCATTTGTTCTGAAGAACATACCGGCTATTTAAAAGACAAGCTTGCAGGAACATCCATCAGAATTACCAACGGCCACACAGGTCTTGTCGATCTGGCACGTAACGAATCATTTGATATGATGGTTGGCGCCATTGTCGGCAGCGCCGGACTGCTCCCCACTATCGAAGCCATTAAAACGGGAAAAAATATTGCACTGGCCAATAAAGAAACGCTTGTTGTGGCCGGCGAAGTTGTGAATCACTTGTTGGAAAAACATAAAGTCGATCTGATTCCGATTGACAGCGAACATAGTGCGCTTTTCCAGTGTCTTGTGGGCGAATCAAATGATTCCGTCAAACGCCTCATTTTAACCGCTTCTGGTGGTCCTTTTTTGCATACGCCTTTGGAAGAGTTTGAAACTTTGACTGTTGAAAGTGCGTTGAAACATCCTAACTGGAACATGGGTGCGAAAATTACCGTCGATTCTGCTACGATGATGAATAAAGGCCTTGAAGTGATCGAAGCACATTGGCTCTTTCAGATGCCTGCTGAGAAAATTGATGTGATCATTCATCCTCAATCGATCATCCATTCAATGGTCGAATTTGTTGACGGATCGATCAAATCGCAGATGGGATTGCCCGATATGAAGCTTCCGATTCAGTACGCTTTGACGTACCCTGGGCGCATCCAAAACGGTTACGAATGCGTCGATTTCACCAAGTACAATCGGCTTGATTTTTTCCAACCGGATACCCAAAAGTTTCCTTGTCTGCGACTTGCGTATGAAGCGTTAAAAACCATGGGAACCATGCCTGCCGTATTGAATGCAGCTAATGAAGTTGCCGTATCGAAATTCCTAAAACGGGAGATCGGCTTCAACGATATTCCCCGCTCCATCGAAAAAGCGATGACGGCCCACACAATACATCCCGATCCTTCGCTGGATGACGTAGTAGAGGCTGACCGTTGGGCCAGAGAATTTTGCGGTCGTGAAATTAAAAATGTGAAAATGAATTAA
- a CDS encoding response regulator, with amino-acid sequence MKKILIVEDNDLNLRLVRMLLRHESYHFIEALNGEDAIEIATKEHPDLIVLDIQIPKIDGYQVAKKLKSDPILKKIPIFALTAYAMKGDAEKILEAGCDRYMSKPLDTEVFKKIVKELMTKNASS; translated from the coding sequence ATGAAAAAAATTCTCATCGTCGAAGACAATGATTTAAACTTACGTCTGGTGCGGATGCTTCTCCGGCATGAATCCTATCATTTCATCGAAGCTTTAAACGGTGAAGACGCTATCGAAATTGCTACGAAAGAACATCCCGATCTGATCGTGCTGGATATCCAGATTCCCAAAATCGACGGTTACCAGGTTGCGAAAAAATTAAAATCAGATCCGATCTTGAAAAAGATCCCGATTTTCGCTTTGACCGCTTATGCCATGAAAGGCGATGCAGAAAAAATCCTCGAAGCTGGGTGCGACCGTTACATGAGCAAGCCTCTGGACACAGAAGTTTTTAAAAAAATTGTAAAAGAATTAATGACCAAAAACGCGTCATCGTGA
- the hemC gene encoding hydroxymethylbilane synthase, producing the protein MKDHIIIGTRGSALALWQTQWVTVALQKIYPTIIIKQAVIKTTGDKILDSPLSKIGDKGLFTKELEKAMLDGKIDLAVHSLKDVPTVIPDGLILGAIAEREDVHDVFVSHPQKKYSGLDAVPVGGTIATGSLRRKCQLLAYRPDLNIVDIRGNLQSRKEKLDASDWDGMLLAKAGVTRLGWESLIAQIIDMSIILPAVGQGALAIEIRKNDNEIADMLAPLNHTETRLATMAERALLKHLEGGCQIPIGAYARVENNKLALDAVVGSLDGKMIIRSSITGNVDDVETLGIMLANELISRGADKILDAIRQNGNSYGNEV; encoded by the coding sequence ATGAAAGACCACATCATCATCGGAACCCGCGGAAGCGCACTGGCGCTTTGGCAAACCCAATGGGTTACCGTTGCTCTTCAAAAAATTTATCCCACGATTATCATCAAACAAGCCGTTATTAAAACGACGGGCGACAAAATTCTCGATTCTCCCCTTTCTAAAATCGGCGACAAAGGTCTTTTCACCAAGGAACTCGAAAAAGCCATGCTGGACGGCAAAATCGATCTGGCCGTTCACAGCCTAAAAGATGTTCCAACCGTTATTCCCGATGGATTGATTCTTGGCGCCATCGCTGAACGTGAAGATGTTCATGACGTTTTTGTTTCTCATCCTCAAAAAAAATATTCAGGTTTGGATGCCGTTCCCGTCGGTGGAACAATCGCTACCGGCAGTTTACGCCGTAAGTGCCAATTACTTGCCTACCGCCCCGATTTAAATATCGTCGACATTCGCGGTAACCTTCAATCGCGTAAAGAAAAGCTTGATGCATCCGATTGGGACGGCATGCTGCTCGCCAAGGCCGGCGTTACAAGACTTGGATGGGAATCGTTGATCGCGCAAATTATCGATATGTCGATCATATTACCGGCAGTTGGCCAAGGCGCTCTCGCCATTGAAATTAGGAAAAATGATAATGAAATCGCCGATATGCTTGCACCTTTGAATCATACGGAAACACGGTTGGCCACGATGGCTGAGCGAGCATTATTAAAACATCTTGAAGGCGGATGTCAAATTCCAATCGGCGCCTATGCGCGCGTTGAAAATAATAAATTGGCCCTCGACGCCGTTGTTGGTTCACTCGATGGGAAAATGATCATTCGCAGTTCAATAACCGGCAATGTCGACGATGTTGAAACTTTGGGAATAATGTTGGCGAACGAATTGATCAGCAGAGGCGCCGATAAAATATTGGATGCTATTCGTCAGAATGGAAATAGTTATGGAAATGAAGTCTAA
- a CDS encoding slipin family protein, with product MNFTFFAPFLIFVIIFFFASAIKVLREYERGVVFRLGRLIGVKGPGLIILIPVIDKMVKVSLRTVVMDVPPQDIITRDNVSVQVNAVVYFRVLLPDKAIIEVENFIAATSQLSQTTLRSIIGQFELDDLLAERDKINKQLQEIIDNQTEPWGIKVTAVEVKHIDLPQEMKRAMAKQAEAERERRAKVIAAEGELQASHKLAEASDVISRSPSALQLRYLQTLVEIAAENNSTTIFPVPIDFLKAFMPKDK from the coding sequence ATGAATTTCACATTTTTTGCACCCTTTCTTATTTTTGTAATTATTTTCTTCTTTGCGAGTGCAATTAAAGTTCTTCGCGAATACGAACGTGGTGTGGTATTTCGGTTAGGTCGCCTGATCGGCGTCAAAGGTCCGGGTTTGATCATTCTTATTCCTGTTATCGATAAAATGGTCAAAGTGAGTCTTCGGACAGTTGTAATGGATGTACCACCACAAGACATTATTACACGCGATAACGTTTCTGTTCAGGTCAATGCGGTCGTTTATTTTCGCGTACTGCTGCCGGACAAAGCGATCATTGAAGTGGAAAATTTTATTGCGGCGACCTCGCAGTTGTCTCAGACGACTCTGCGCAGCATCATCGGGCAATTTGAACTCGACGATCTTTTAGCTGAGCGAGACAAGATCAACAAGCAATTGCAGGAAATCATAGATAATCAGACTGAACCGTGGGGAATAAAAGTAACGGCCGTTGAAGTGAAGCATATTGACTTGCCGCAGGAGATGAAGCGGGCCATGGCTAAACAAGCCGAAGCGGAACGTGAAAGGCGGGCGAAAGTGATTGCAGCGGAAGGTGAGTTGCAAGCTTCCCATAAACTGGCGGAGGCTTCAGACGTGATCAGCCGCTCACCGTCGGCATTGCAATTGCGGTATTTGCAAACACTGGTGGAAATTGCTGCAGAAAATAATTCAACAACAATATTTCCGGTTCCGATAGATTTTCTGAAAGCATTTATGCCGAAAGATAAATAA
- the rseP gene encoding RIP metalloprotease RseP, producing the protein MSTALFDFIIPFIVVLGMLVFIHELGHYFAAKIFGMRVDAFSLGFPPRAWGFRWSSKRLRPKFLRDIKAAIAGNITFKKLYEHLHGKGLAGSIEDAMEMIDSAFEIEQEVIETEIINKRGKTEKKEEIRTHVRLAVSGSKIPADIIGIIEKDFTSDADLVSFFIAYSEIHDEKTFQEKYTTDYCLSWIPLGGYCKINGMIDESLDPDSMKEGNPKPWEYRAKPIWQRIIVITGGVIFNFLLAGIIFALMGWFNGLPDIDKYKEYKLGTEIGSVMPESPAEKAGLKSGDKILSISNHSVNEWKELVEIIHSNPEKSITVEWQRNSETMKAEITPRRSKIQTIDGTMEVGQIGIGPPQLPEFVREASVGEAVAWGFGNMAFMTGYMLKSIKQMIVGEASFKESMGGPVAIFRMTGEVKQQQGWEGIWNFMALLSISLAVFNLFPIPALDGGHLVFLFIEGIIRRPLSIKVKLYTQQIGMALLLTFIAYVIFNDITRWTSSM; encoded by the coding sequence ATGAGTACGGCATTATTTGATTTTATTATTCCGTTCATTGTCGTGTTGGGCATGCTGGTTTTTATACACGAACTGGGACATTATTTTGCAGCCAAAATTTTCGGGATGCGCGTTGATGCCTTTTCCCTGGGATTTCCCCCGCGAGCATGGGGATTCCGCTGGAGCAGCAAACGGTTGCGTCCAAAATTCCTCCGTGACATTAAAGCTGCTATTGCCGGCAATATCACCTTCAAAAAACTATACGAGCATTTGCACGGAAAAGGCCTCGCCGGATCCATTGAAGACGCGATGGAGATGATCGATAGTGCTTTCGAAATCGAACAAGAAGTGATCGAAACCGAAATCATCAACAAAAGAGGCAAAACGGAAAAGAAAGAAGAAATACGCACGCATGTTCGCCTCGCTGTATCGGGTTCAAAAATACCTGCCGATATCATTGGTATAATCGAAAAAGATTTTACATCGGATGCCGATCTCGTAAGTTTTTTTATTGCCTATTCTGAAATCCATGACGAAAAGACCTTTCAAGAAAAATATACAACGGATTATTGTTTGTCCTGGATTCCACTCGGCGGGTATTGCAAGATCAACGGTATGATCGATGAAAGCCTTGATCCCGATAGCATGAAAGAAGGCAATCCCAAACCGTGGGAATACCGTGCAAAACCTATTTGGCAACGAATAATCGTCATTACCGGCGGCGTCATTTTTAACTTTCTGCTTGCCGGAATTATTTTCGCTCTGATGGGATGGTTTAATGGATTGCCTGACATCGACAAATATAAAGAATATAAACTGGGTACGGAGATCGGATCCGTTATGCCTGAAAGCCCGGCAGAAAAAGCAGGGTTAAAATCCGGAGATAAAATTCTTTCAATCAGCAATCACAGTGTGAATGAATGGAAGGAACTCGTTGAAATTATTCATTCCAATCCTGAAAAATCAATTACAGTCGAATGGCAGCGTAATAGTGAAACAATGAAAGCCGAGATTACCCCTCGCCGCTCGAAAATACAAACGATTGATGGAACGATGGAAGTTGGGCAGATTGGCATTGGTCCGCCGCAACTGCCGGAATTCGTCCGTGAAGCTTCAGTCGGCGAAGCTGTCGCCTGGGGGTTTGGCAACATGGCGTTTATGACCGGTTACATGCTCAAAAGCATCAAACAGATGATCGTCGGTGAAGCATCATTTAAAGAATCGATGGGCGGTCCAGTTGCAATTTTCAGAATGACCGGAGAAGTTAAACAACAACAAGGCTGGGAAGGAATATGGAATTTTATGGCGCTCTTGAGCATCAGCCTTGCCGTGTTCAATCTCTTCCCTATTCCGGCGCTTGACGGAGGGCATCTGGTTTTCCTTTTCATCGAAGGTATTATTCGCCGCCCGTTATCCATCAAAGTTAAACTATATACTCAACAAATCGGCATGGCCTTGTTATTAACATTTATTGCTTATGTAATTTTTAATGACATTACACGATGGACGTCGAGCATGTAA
- a CDS encoding uroporphyrinogen-III synthase, producing MEMKSKSQVLSGRTVVITRPKKQAKNITSLLENQGATVINFPTIEISEPASWELCDRAIQKMVKYDGIIFTSSNAVRFFLNRVPPDVKTIIEKKSIYVVGDATKQAVESYGLHASNFGSNGAELAQAIARLYPQSSYFLFIKGNLAGQEISRILNESCHRIDEAVVYCTNPPSEQNINILKQELIGHKIDMITFFSPSSIRNFFEVIPAALCQKAAIAVIGPTTEQCARDLNIPVSIVAQEPSSESLTKAIAEFYYLQTQQEHGEYSIVQ from the coding sequence ATGGAAATGAAGTCTAAAAGTCAGGTTCTTTCCGGACGCACCGTTGTTATTACACGCCCGAAGAAGCAAGCTAAAAACATTACATCCTTGCTGGAAAATCAGGGCGCAACAGTTATTAATTTTCCTACAATCGAAATTAGTGAACCAGCGTCATGGGAGCTTTGCGATCGTGCCATTCAAAAAATGGTTAAATATGATGGCATTATTTTCACCAGTTCTAATGCCGTTCGTTTTTTCTTAAACCGGGTACCACCGGATGTCAAAACGATCATAGAGAAAAAATCAATTTATGTTGTTGGCGACGCAACCAAACAGGCCGTCGAATCGTACGGACTACATGCGAGTAATTTTGGTTCCAATGGAGCTGAACTGGCTCAAGCAATCGCCCGCCTTTATCCTCAATCTTCTTACTTTCTATTTATCAAAGGCAATCTGGCCGGACAAGAAATCTCCAGAATTTTGAATGAAAGTTGTCATCGAATCGATGAGGCCGTTGTGTATTGCACTAATCCTCCATCGGAACAGAATATTAACATTTTGAAACAGGAACTGATTGGTCATAAAATTGATATGATTACCTTTTTTAGTCCGTCATCGATTCGTAATTTTTTTGAAGTTATTCCGGCGGCTCTTTGTCAAAAAGCAGCGATAGCCGTCATCGGACCGACCACTGAACAATGTGCACGTGATCTGAATATTCCTGTTTCGATTGTTGCACAGGAACCAAGTTCCGAATCGTTGACAAAAGCGATCGCCGAATTTTATTACCTGCAAACCCAACAGGAGCACGGTGAATACTCGATTGTCCAATGA
- the hemA gene encoding glutamyl-tRNA reductase has product MNIIAIGINHRTAPIEVREKFCFSHDENRDALRMLKQKFFDECLIISTCNRTEVYGTYAALCPVNPLPIQQIIEQLIELKSAGEYVRTDHFYILEADRAVSHLFAVASGIDSMVVGDIQITNQIKEACRIAQEEETLGSHLNRLTQQAFHAGKRARFETHISEGAVSVSYTAVNLAEKNFSNLSERTALLIGAGETSKLTAKHLSGKSIGKLLIANRTFSHAQELTQIVGGMAIEMERIESYLPDVDIIISSVDAHHYILTKSQIENAMRIRDQRPLLIIDIGVPRNIDPAVAEIFGISLHDMDALSKTIDANLELRKADIPRIEGIIQEELAEYQKWYLSLNVSPLIHDLHYHFEQVRQDEIGKFANRFGEDDRELVEMITKRIIGKLLHHPTVCLKNGFGEDDGNQYRNLYVVRSLFGLEENIH; this is encoded by the coding sequence ATGAACATCATCGCAATCGGTATCAATCACCGCACAGCTCCAATTGAAGTCAGAGAAAAGTTTTGTTTTTCTCACGATGAAAACCGCGACGCTTTGCGCATGCTTAAGCAAAAATTCTTCGATGAATGTCTGATTATTTCGACCTGCAATCGCACGGAAGTTTATGGAACTTACGCGGCGCTGTGCCCTGTCAATCCATTACCTATTCAACAGATTATCGAACAATTGATCGAGTTAAAATCGGCCGGCGAGTACGTCCGGACTGATCATTTTTATATTCTGGAAGCCGATCGGGCGGTGTCTCATTTGTTTGCTGTCGCTTCAGGCATTGATTCCATGGTCGTTGGCGATATTCAAATCACTAATCAAATCAAAGAAGCATGCCGTATCGCCCAGGAAGAAGAAACTCTCGGGAGCCATCTCAACCGGCTGACGCAACAAGCTTTTCATGCCGGCAAACGTGCGCGGTTTGAAACACACATTTCCGAAGGCGCCGTTTCGGTAAGTTATACAGCCGTCAATTTGGCTGAAAAAAATTTTAGCAACCTTTCCGAGCGGACTGCATTGCTTATCGGCGCGGGTGAAACGAGCAAGTTAACAGCTAAACATTTATCCGGAAAATCCATTGGGAAATTATTGATTGCGAACCGCACGTTTTCACACGCTCAGGAATTGACTCAAATCGTCGGCGGTATGGCTATTGAAATGGAACGGATCGAGAGTTATCTCCCCGACGTTGACATTATTATTTCCTCCGTTGATGCCCATCATTACATTTTGACTAAATCGCAAATTGAGAATGCAATGAGAATCCGTGATCAGCGTCCGCTTTTGATCATCGACATCGGCGTTCCGCGTAATATCGATCCGGCTGTTGCAGAAATTTTCGGTATATCCTTGCACGATATGGATGCTTTGTCCAAAACAATCGACGCCAATTTGGAGTTACGCAAAGCCGATATTCCACGGATCGAAGGGATCATCCAAGAGGAGCTCGCCGAGTATCAGAAATGGTATTTGTCACTCAATGTCAGCCCCTTGATTCACGATCTGCATTATCATTTTGAGCAAGTGCGACAAGATGAAATTGGTAAATTTGCCAATCGGTTTGGAGAGGATGATCGCGAACTGGTCGAAATGATTACCAAACGTATTATCGGAAAACTTCTTCATCATCCGACTGTGTGTTTGAAAAACGGATTTGGCGAAGATGACGGCAATCAATACAGAAATTTGTATGTGGTTCGCAGTCTGTTCGGATTGGAAGAAAATATACATTAG
- a CDS encoding nodulation protein NfeD, which produces MSARLIVLLLIFLLSNTVYSQSKIYRLTIDGVINPASEEFIAKGIQTAVDNEASCLVIELDTPGGLMKSMNMIVKNILASEVPVVVYVSPSGSHCASAGVFIMMAAHIAAMAPGTNIGAAHPVTMGGGNDSTQQAMMEKITNDAVSYIRSIADKNKRNADWAEDAVRKSVSITEVEALNKRVINLIAKNFDSLLVQIDSMVVETVIGRKTILTKNAKVEDIKRSWRFGLLDILTDPNIAYILMMLGMYGLFFEFYNPGSIFPGVIGGICLILAFYSFQTLPINYAGLALILFGIILLLLEIKVTSYGALSIGGVVSLFLGSVMLIDSPDKMMEISMGVIIPVVSVTLLFFLFIIGFGVKAQQRQVTTGVEGMIGESGIVIEALEPGKIGKVNVHGEIWKAVSVQAIPLNSKIKVTSIDHLKLKVEKLDG; this is translated from the coding sequence ATGAGCGCACGATTGATTGTCCTCCTCCTCATCTTTTTACTTTCAAACACTGTTTATTCCCAATCCAAAATCTATCGTCTGACTATTGACGGAGTCATTAATCCTGCATCCGAAGAATTTATTGCCAAAGGTATTCAAACAGCCGTGGATAATGAGGCTTCATGTTTGGTTATTGAATTGGACACACCGGGCGGACTCATGAAATCAATGAACATGATCGTCAAAAATATTTTAGCCTCTGAGGTTCCTGTTGTAGTGTATGTTTCGCCAAGCGGATCGCACTGCGCGTCGGCGGGTGTTTTTATTATGATGGCTGCTCACATTGCAGCCATGGCGCCCGGAACAAATATCGGTGCAGCACATCCGGTAACGATGGGCGGCGGTAATGATAGCACGCAGCAAGCCATGATGGAAAAAATTACCAACGATGCCGTCTCCTATATTCGTAGCATTGCCGACAAAAATAAGCGTAATGCCGATTGGGCGGAAGACGCCGTCCGCAAAAGCGTGTCCATTACGGAAGTTGAAGCATTGAATAAGCGTGTGATTAATCTGATTGCAAAAAACTTCGACAGTTTACTCGTTCAAATCGATAGCATGGTTGTCGAGACGGTCATTGGAAGAAAAACTATCCTCACAAAAAACGCAAAAGTAGAAGATATCAAACGATCCTGGCGATTTGGTTTGCTGGATATTCTAACCGATCCGAACATTGCTTATATTTTGATGATGCTTGGAATGTATGGATTATTCTTTGAATTTTATAACCCGGGATCGATTTTTCCAGGGGTAATCGGAGGTATCTGTCTCATCCTTGCATTTTATTCATTTCAAACTTTGCCGATCAATTATGCAGGGCTGGCGCTGATTTTGTTTGGAATTATTCTATTGCTACTTGAAATCAAAGTGACCAGTTACGGTGCATTGTCGATCGGTGGCGTAGTGTCGCTGTTTCTCGGGTCGGTCATGTTGATTGATTCACCTGACAAAATGATGGAGATTTCAATGGGTGTGATTATTCCGGTCGTATCAGTCACGCTGTTGTTTTTTTTGTTTATTATCGGTTTTGGCGTCAAAGCGCAACAACGTCAGGTCACGACAGGTGTTGAAGGTATGATCGGGGAATCGGGGATTGTCATCGAAGCGTTGGAGCCGGGGAAAATAGGTAAAGTTAACGTTCATGGTGAAATTTGGAAAGCGGTCAGCGTGCAAGCGATTCCGCTGAATTCAAAAATCAAAGTAACGAGCATCGATCACCTCAAACTTAAAGTTGAAAAACTCGACGGATGA
- the hemE gene encoding uroporphyrinogen decarboxylase — protein sequence MNTRLSNDLFLRACRRENVERTPVWFMRQAGRYLPEYRAVREKADFLTLCKTPDLASEVTIQPVEIIGVDAAIIFSDILVVPEAMGMELIVEEGKGGPRFPTPIRSASAIEKLPIPDPSDKLNYVLDAIRLTKKRLEGRVPLIGFSGSPWTLATYMVEGKGSKDFREIKKLIFTSPNDAHKLLDKLARSVASYLSAQIEAGADVVQIFDTWGGILSQEDFEEFSLRYIAQVISQLPKNHVPVIVFCKDCGHSLKKIASTGAQVVGLDWTTDIGDARRLIGSTVALQGNLDPTILFSTPERIEKGVKDILAKFGKGNGHIFNLGHGVLTETPVENVKTFVETVKKYSINYH from the coding sequence GTGAATACTCGATTGTCCAATGATTTATTTTTGAGGGCATGTCGTCGTGAAAACGTCGAACGTACGCCGGTTTGGTTTATGCGTCAGGCCGGACGCTACTTACCCGAATATCGCGCCGTTCGTGAAAAAGCCGATTTCTTAACCTTGTGTAAAACGCCCGATCTCGCGTCGGAAGTCACGATTCAGCCTGTAGAAATTATCGGCGTCGATGCGGCCATTATTTTCTCGGATATCCTGGTCGTGCCTGAAGCGATGGGAATGGAACTTATCGTCGAAGAAGGCAAAGGAGGTCCCCGTTTTCCCACTCCGATTCGGTCGGCTTCAGCCATTGAAAAATTGCCTATTCCCGATCCTTCCGATAAATTGAACTATGTATTGGATGCGATTCGCCTGACAAAGAAACGTCTTGAAGGACGAGTACCGCTGATCGGCTTTTCCGGTTCGCCGTGGACTTTGGCAACCTATATGGTTGAAGGAAAAGGTTCAAAAGATTTTCGGGAAATTAAAAAACTCATCTTCACCTCTCCAAACGATGCTCATAAATTATTAGACAAATTAGCACGTTCAGTCGCTTCGTATTTATCCGCTCAGATTGAAGCCGGCGCCGATGTGGTACAAATTTTCGACACGTGGGGAGGAATTTTGTCACAGGAGGATTTTGAAGAGTTCTCACTTCGTTATATTGCTCAAGTAATTTCACAATTACCAAAGAATCATGTGCCGGTGATAGTATTTTGTAAAGATTGCGGTCATTCACTTAAAAAGATCGCATCGACCGGGGCACAGGTTGTGGGGCTTGATTGGACAACGGATATTGGCGATGCTCGCCGGTTAATCGGGAGCACGGTGGCATTGCAAGGCAATTTGGATCCAACTATACTGTTTTCGACTCCGGAAAGAATTGAAAAAGGCGTTAAAGACATTTTGGCAAAATTCGGTAAAGGTAATGGTCATATTTTTAATCTCGGACATGGCGTGTTGACCGAAACTCCGGTTGAAAACGTCAAAACATTTGTTGAAACAGTTAAGAAGTATAGCATAAATTATCATTAA
- a CDS encoding HAD-IB family phosphatase: protein MSLFGKKFEHIFFDCDSTLSSIEGIDELADLKGKKPEIAVITDQTMNGGLDFLTALRQRLEVIRPSRSDLHKVGELYIQKITPGAVETIRQLHESNKKVYIVSGGFFESIVPLGEKLGISSEKIFANKIYFDSSGNYKGFDEQMPTAQSNGKKIIVEAYKGTKIMIGDGASDYEVGNAVDLMVGFCGISRRKIVEDNADIVFYQKDLSVLISIINFIENDSQSELISLPVRLNHPDLRANS, encoded by the coding sequence ATGAGTTTATTCGGAAAGAAATTCGAACATATCTTTTTTGATTGCGATAGCACCTTATCCTCCATCGAAGGCATTGACGAACTGGCGGATCTAAAAGGCAAAAAGCCTGAAATTGCCGTCATTACAGATCAGACAATGAATGGAGGCCTGGATTTTCTGACGGCCTTGCGGCAACGTTTGGAAGTCATTCGTCCCTCACGATCAGATCTGCACAAAGTCGGTGAATTATATATTCAAAAAATCACACCCGGTGCCGTCGAAACAATCCGACAATTACACGAAAGCAATAAAAAAGTTTATATAGTCAGTGGAGGCTTTTTCGAATCCATAGTACCGCTGGGAGAAAAGCTCGGCATTTCATCTGAAAAAATATTTGCCAATAAAATTTACTTCGATTCTTCAGGAAATTACAAAGGCTTTGACGAACAAATGCCTACAGCCCAATCGAATGGAAAAAAAATTATAGTAGAAGCTTATAAAGGAACCAAAATCATGATTGGCGACGGCGCCAGCGACTATGAAGTGGGAAACGCCGTTGACCTGATGGTTGGATTTTGCGGTATATCCCGCCGAAAAATTGTCGAAGACAATGCCGATATTGTCTTTTATCAAAAAGATCTCTCCGTTTTAATTTCTATCATAAACTTTATTGAAAACGATTCTCAATCTGAGTTGATTTCTCTCCCTGTCAGGCTGAATCATCCCGATTTAAGAGCGAATTCCTGA